A genome region from Erythrolamprus reginae isolate rEryReg1 chromosome 4, rEryReg1.hap1, whole genome shotgun sequence includes the following:
- the LOC139166457 gene encoding apovitellenin-1-like, translated as MLQLKPLSFALILLLAHMMTETEAKAISKRHVRRDWLVIPDTIAFNIYSFVNEVSPKAAEYLFNAVQTPVILETRNFLISKTAELSIRAEQLGEKLSQLWEDLKVSAQ; from the exons ATGCTCCAGCTCAAGCCTTTATCTTTTGCTCTTATCCTTTTACTTGCACATATGATGACTG AAACTGAAGCCAAAGCCATCTCAAAGAGGCATGTTCGTCGCGATTGGCTGGTTATTCCTGATACAATTGCATTCAATATATATTCATTCGTAAATGAAGTATCACCTAAAGCAGCTGAGTATTTGTTTAATGCTGTCCAAACACCAGTAATTCTTGAAACAAG GAACTTCCTGATAAGCAAAACAGCTGAACTCAGTATACGGGCTGAACAACTGGGAGAGAAATTATCTCAATTATGGGAAGACTTGAAAGTATCAGCACAGTGA
- the ILDR1 gene encoding immunoglobulin-like domain-containing receptor 1 isoform X2: MAWIWQWQFQALFIGLTSTGCFSVLVTVPDTERYTTLFASVILRCDYSTSAPLQDVVVTWRYKSFCKDPILDYYTIAYQASIDLGQDPSNDCNDNQREVRIVAQKRGQNEPVLGVDYRQRKITIQNRADLVINEVMWWDHGVYYCTVEAPGDTTGDPDKEVKLIVLNWLTVLFIILGALLLFMLIGICWCQCCPQYCCCHLRCACCPTRCCCNEKVLERHHFVKQAQHLLPWMTHHSQSSSYQLNPLLQREVSLQSSQPSMPPIAHGRSSNKILDHLESEIRNLNLSQPLLPSHHIGSSQHPSILSSLGSEIVERRVIQLPPIVESIPSSRRSSSSSRPGRSTHIQRPRRSTNENHREERRWRRPSSLEDDSPSSYDQELWDRYRNRNESQRYGSNQDRYRSSATDEVPPSRGRNTFDSHLETRRGYSGQQHSQRENRHSQQRTNQHNNNFAHQDRRRHRSYSPPSSAESWSSSGEQDYSRKNNRPQRQHRSSDWQYEKPPSYCSVEATPTKNKKFKKLTEQSEKGSSRSGMSVVI; this comes from the exons ATGGCCTGGATCTGGCAGTGGCAATTTCAAGCGCTTTTTATCGGCCTCACCTCGACAG GTTGTTTCTCTGTTCTTGTGACAGTGCCAGATACTGAGAGATATACAACTTTATTTGCATCTGTGATCCTCCGATGTGACTATAGTACTTCAGCACCACTGCAGGATGTAGTTGTTACTTGGCGCTATAAATCTTTTTGCAAGGATCCCATTCTTGATTACTATACTATTG CCTATCAGGCAAGTATAGACCTTGGCCAGGATCCTTCCAATGACTGCAATGACAACCAACGGGAAGTGCGCATTGTTGCTCAGAAAAGAGGTCAGAATGAACCAGTGTTGGGTGTTGATTACAGGCAGCGAAAGATCACAATTCAGAATA gAGCAGATCTTGTAATTAATGAGGTTATGTGGTGGGACCATGGAGTCTATTATTGTACCGTTGAAGCTCCAGGAGACACAACTGGCGATCCAGACAAAGAAGTCAAGCTCATTGTTTTGA ATTGGCTTACAGTACTGTTCATCATCCTTGgtgccctcctcctcttcatgCTAATTGGAATATGCTGGTGTCAGTGCTGCCCACAGTATTGTTGCTGCCATTTGCGCTGTGCCTGCTGTCCAACTCGTTGCTGCTGCAATGAAAAAG TCCTGGAACGGCACCACTTTGTGAAACAAGCTCAACATCTTCTTCCATGGATGACACACCACTCCCAGTCATCTTCGTACCAATTAAACCCACTTTTACAGAGAG AAGTTTCTCTCCAAAGCAGCCAACCATCAATGCCTCCAATTGCTCACGGGCGCTCTAGCAACAAGATTTTGGATCATCTTGAATCCGAGATCAGGAACCTTAATCTGTCTCAGCCTTTACTACCTTCACATCACATTGGAAGCAGTCAGCATCCTAGCATTCTCTCTTCTTTGGGCTCAGAGATTGTGGAACGCAGAGTAATCCAGTTGCCTCCTATCGTGGAGAGTATCCCATCCTCTCGGAGATCTAGCAGTTCATCACGACCAGGAAGGTCTACACATATTCAAAGACCTCGGAGAAGCACAAatgaaaaccacagggaggagagGAGATGGCGTCGTCCTTCATCTTTGGAGGATGATTCTCCTTCCAGCTATGATCAGGAACTATGGGATAGGTATAGAAACAGAAATGAATCACAGAGATATGGCAGCAATCAGGATAGATACCGGAGTTCTGCAACAGATGAAGTGCCCCCTTCACGAGGCAGAAATACTTTTGATTCCCATCTTGAGACAAGAAGAGGGTATTCTGGACAGCAACATTCCCAGAGAGAAAATCGACATTCACAACAAAGAACGAATCAACACAACAACAATTTTGCTCACCAGGATCGACGACGGCATCGCAGCTATTCTCCTCCATCCTCTGCGGAGTCATGGAGTTCCTCTGGAGAACAGGACTATTCCCGGAAAAACAATAGGCCTCAACGTCAGCATCGGTCCTCAGACTGGCAGTACGAAAAACCACCTAGTTATTGTTCTGTTGAAGCTACCCCAACCAAGAACAAGAAATTCAAAAAGTTGACAGAACAGTCG GAAAAAGGCAGTTCTCGCAGTGGGATGAGTGTCGTCATTTAG
- the ILDR1 gene encoding immunoglobulin-like domain-containing receptor 1 isoform X1, translating to MDGGALRRAPAEVSAQAFSQQASRKGGTLRASAAPAGCFSVLVTVPDTERYTTLFASVILRCDYSTSAPLQDVVVTWRYKSFCKDPILDYYTIAYQASIDLGQDPSNDCNDNQREVRIVAQKRGQNEPVLGVDYRQRKITIQNRADLVINEVMWWDHGVYYCTVEAPGDTTGDPDKEVKLIVLNWLTVLFIILGALLLFMLIGICWCQCCPQYCCCHLRCACCPTRCCCNEKVLERHHFVKQAQHLLPWMTHHSQSSSYQLNPLLQREVSLQSSQPSMPPIAHGRSSNKILDHLESEIRNLNLSQPLLPSHHIGSSQHPSILSSLGSEIVERRVIQLPPIVESIPSSRRSSSSSRPGRSTHIQRPRRSTNENHREERRWRRPSSLEDDSPSSYDQELWDRYRNRNESQRYGSNQDRYRSSATDEVPPSRGRNTFDSHLETRRGYSGQQHSQRENRHSQQRTNQHNNNFAHQDRRRHRSYSPPSSAESWSSSGEQDYSRKNNRPQRQHRSSDWQYEKPPSYCSVEATPTKNKKFKKLTEQSEKGSSRSGMSVVI from the exons GTTGTTTCTCTGTTCTTGTGACAGTGCCAGATACTGAGAGATATACAACTTTATTTGCATCTGTGATCCTCCGATGTGACTATAGTACTTCAGCACCACTGCAGGATGTAGTTGTTACTTGGCGCTATAAATCTTTTTGCAAGGATCCCATTCTTGATTACTATACTATTG CCTATCAGGCAAGTATAGACCTTGGCCAGGATCCTTCCAATGACTGCAATGACAACCAACGGGAAGTGCGCATTGTTGCTCAGAAAAGAGGTCAGAATGAACCAGTGTTGGGTGTTGATTACAGGCAGCGAAAGATCACAATTCAGAATA gAGCAGATCTTGTAATTAATGAGGTTATGTGGTGGGACCATGGAGTCTATTATTGTACCGTTGAAGCTCCAGGAGACACAACTGGCGATCCAGACAAAGAAGTCAAGCTCATTGTTTTGA ATTGGCTTACAGTACTGTTCATCATCCTTGgtgccctcctcctcttcatgCTAATTGGAATATGCTGGTGTCAGTGCTGCCCACAGTATTGTTGCTGCCATTTGCGCTGTGCCTGCTGTCCAACTCGTTGCTGCTGCAATGAAAAAG TCCTGGAACGGCACCACTTTGTGAAACAAGCTCAACATCTTCTTCCATGGATGACACACCACTCCCAGTCATCTTCGTACCAATTAAACCCACTTTTACAGAGAG AAGTTTCTCTCCAAAGCAGCCAACCATCAATGCCTCCAATTGCTCACGGGCGCTCTAGCAACAAGATTTTGGATCATCTTGAATCCGAGATCAGGAACCTTAATCTGTCTCAGCCTTTACTACCTTCACATCACATTGGAAGCAGTCAGCATCCTAGCATTCTCTCTTCTTTGGGCTCAGAGATTGTGGAACGCAGAGTAATCCAGTTGCCTCCTATCGTGGAGAGTATCCCATCCTCTCGGAGATCTAGCAGTTCATCACGACCAGGAAGGTCTACACATATTCAAAGACCTCGGAGAAGCACAAatgaaaaccacagggaggagagGAGATGGCGTCGTCCTTCATCTTTGGAGGATGATTCTCCTTCCAGCTATGATCAGGAACTATGGGATAGGTATAGAAACAGAAATGAATCACAGAGATATGGCAGCAATCAGGATAGATACCGGAGTTCTGCAACAGATGAAGTGCCCCCTTCACGAGGCAGAAATACTTTTGATTCCCATCTTGAGACAAGAAGAGGGTATTCTGGACAGCAACATTCCCAGAGAGAAAATCGACATTCACAACAAAGAACGAATCAACACAACAACAATTTTGCTCACCAGGATCGACGACGGCATCGCAGCTATTCTCCTCCATCCTCTGCGGAGTCATGGAGTTCCTCTGGAGAACAGGACTATTCCCGGAAAAACAATAGGCCTCAACGTCAGCATCGGTCCTCAGACTGGCAGTACGAAAAACCACCTAGTTATTGTTCTGTTGAAGCTACCCCAACCAAGAACAAGAAATTCAAAAAGTTGACAGAACAGTCG GAAAAAGGCAGTTCTCGCAGTGGGATGAGTGTCGTCATTTAG